The Palaemon carinicauda isolate YSFRI2023 unplaced genomic scaffold, ASM3689809v2 scaffold1811, whole genome shotgun sequence genome contains the following window.
ataatagtaataacaataacaataataataataataataataataataatactattaaatgCAAGTAGAAGTGATATTAATAATCATAGAAGCACTAGGGACCATACTTAAGTGATTGAAAAGGAACCTTGAGAAGGTAGGAGACGATATAGCCCCAGAACTTGTGCAGAGGAGCGTCTATttaaaacagcacatatagtgaggaaagtgattgatttcaaaaaaaaaaaaaaaaaaaaaaaaattgtaattcatATGGAGTAATATTGGATAGCCACTCTTCACGCAACCTTACATTTACCCCTATAGCACCAAGCCCTGAAATGATCTTTATGAAGATTATTAATCCCTAACGAACAAACTAGTTATTTACAGCTTCTAAAAGCGTGCAACTCCAAGGGACTCCAACCTAAACACCTCCATTACTACGATCAAGTTTTGGTGTAAACAACACAGATTAGAGAAGCACTTAGAGCGCGTATCGTTGTACAAAATCACCCTACAAATCAGGGCTTCCACTCCACCCAAATCAAATGAAAACTCTTGAAGATTGATCTGAATCCAGTGAGACTCTATATAAAATCTTATTGAAATCCAAGAAGCTGGTAAGATATTTAATGAATGGTACGGATGAATTATTGCTTTACTACGCTAATTATTCaaaactagtgtaagcgacccgtcaaaaatgactggtaAATATTTTTTTGATATGCAGGCACTCACCCACcccctcactagggtatgactactccctctacccctacctagggacggggagagctgtgcgtaaccagaaaaaaattatttctctttATAATATAAGGGATAAGAATAGTAGAGTCGAGTACTAATATATTAagatcaaatatctctctctctctctctctctctctctctctctctctctctctctctctctctctctctctctcgtccacttACGTAAACTTTTTTAACTTGATTATTCCCCACcgcatttcttatttatttcaccttacagaatctctctctctctctctctctctctctctctccacgactcAATCGCAGAACCCTTCTTCCAACTTCTATTACGTCAGAGCTAATGATATTCCCCTACTATAGGAAACGAATGAGATGAAAATTCACTACATGAAAAgcaacgtgttattattattatcattatcattaattgctaagctacaaccctagttggaaaagcagaatgctataagcccaggggccccaacagggaaaatagccccgtgaggaaatgaaagaaggaaaattaaaatattctaaggacagtaacaacattgaaataaataattcctaaataaactataaaaactttaacaaaacaagaggaagagaaattagatagaatagtgtactgaGGATGAGACATGATCAAAAGACCGAGATGAAATCAGGGTTGAAAAATTACGAAtttaaaaggaattaaaaaaactgGTTGAAGAAAAAGAGGATAATAATAAATGTTCCAATAGTCTTCGTAACTAAAAATATGaatcaaaatagataaataaaacaatTGCAAAAAGGTTTAGATAAAAATATGAATCTAAATTgataagaaacaaacaaaaaggttTAGATTAGAATAAGAATAACTAAATCTACATCTGGTGGATTAGCTCTGTACAGCTGGGGATGAGAATAAGAAAATACCTAAAAGATAGGGCgattaaatctaaaataataataataataataattctcaacaAGTAAACAGATGTAGAcacattaaaagtaataaaaaaaacgcacaaataaaattaatttccctcCACAACAAATAAATAGTAAGACATTGATTGACAATTTCCCATCGACAAATAGTGATGAGAATTTCCCATCGAGAAAGAGTGATGAGAATTTCCCATCGAGAAATAGTGATGAGAATTTCCCATCGAGAAAGAGTGATGAGAATTTCCCATCGAGAAATAGTGATGAGAATTTCCCATCGAGAAATTGTGATGAGAATTTCCCATCGAGAAGTAGTGATGAGAATTTCCCATCGAGAAATTGTGATGAGAATTTCCCATCGAGAAATAGTGATGAGAATTTCCCATCGAGAAATAGTGATGAGAATTTCCCATCGAGAAATAGTGATG
Protein-coding sequences here:
- the LOC137635831 gene encoding 17S U2 SnRNP complex component HTATSF1-like, which translates into the protein MRKETGPLLVFHRFSKDIKRDENFPSRKSDENFPSRNSDENFPSRKSDENFPSRNSDENFPSRNCDENFPSRSSDENFPSRNCDENFPSRNSDENFPSRNSDENFPSRNSDENFPSRNSDENFPSRNSDENFPSRNSDENFPSRSSDENFPSRNSDENFPSRNSDENFPPRDVNRRSDTG